The sequence GCCCGCGCTGCGCAGTTTACCCACGACCTCGTTAACTTTATCGGCGTTTTTCAACGCGCCCAGTTGCACAACATAGGCTTTGCCGGTCGGGGCTGCGTCTTGCTTCGCTGGCGGAGGGGTTTCTGACGCAGCAGCCAGTTGCTCTTCCGCTTTATCACGCGTTGGCTTCGGCTGCGGTTTCTCTACCGGCTTCGGTTTTTCAACAGGCTTAGGCTTCTCTACCGGTACCGGATCAATCTCGATGTTGTTATTCGCCGCCAGACGCGACGGGTCGAGCGACGGCGCAGCGGCATCGCCCGCGCGAACTTCTTCAGCCGCCCCTTCCGGCGGCTGGGCAGGCAGCGCCTGTGTCGCCGCAGGCAGCATATCCGGTTCATCACGGTCGCCCGGTTTTGGCACCAGCGGAATGGCTGCAAACTCGTCCTGATAATGCTTTTTCTGCCCGTCGAGCAGCCCGGGAAGAATAATCACCCCGAGCGCGACCAGCACAATGGTTCCTGTTAAACGGTTCTGAAACTTACTCGCCACCGGTTCTCCCCGCGTCCATCACTTCCATGACATGTGCCACCGTGTGGAAAGAGCCACACACCAGCACGGTATCTTCTGGTTTAGCATCCGCCATCGCGGCATGCCAGGCCTGAGCCACGCTACTATAGATTGCGCCTTTGCCGAGATGTTCCATCAACTGCTCGGCCGTCGCACCACGCGGCCCCTCAAGAGGAGCACAATACCAGCTATCGACCACACTCTCCATGCAGGCCAGCGTGCCACCGATATCTTTATCATGAAGCATACCGATAACCGCCAGCACGCGCCCGGTTTTTGGTAACGATTTGAGACGTCCTGCGAGGTACGCCGCTGCGTGTGGGTTGTGCGCCACGTCCAGGATCAGGCGCGGTGACTCACTCACAATCTGAAAACGTCCCGGCAGCAGCGCATTCTGAATGCCGTCGCGGATCGCCTGATCGCTGACCGCTAATCCGCTGGCGCGCAATGCCGCCAGCGCGGTTGCCGCGTTAGGCTGTGGCACCTGCGGCAGCGGCAGGTTGTCCAGCATTCCCTGCGCATCGCTAAAGCGCCAGCCGTTATCCTGAACCTCATATTGCCAGTCAACGCCACGGCGCAGCAACAGAGCCCCCTTCTCCTGGGCCACGTCAGCAATAGTGTGCGGCATATCCGGCTCACCGACCACGGCGGGTTTATTCGCCCGGAAAATACCGGCCTTCTCGCGACCAATGCTTTCGCGATCCGGCCCCAGCCAGTCGATATGGTCCAGCGCGATACTGGTGACCACCGCCACGTCCGCATCCACCATATTGGTGGCATCAAGCCGCCCGCCAAGACCCACTTCCAGAATCACCACATCCAGCTGCGCCTGTTT comes from Enterobacter kobei and encodes:
- the dedD gene encoding cell division protein DedD → MASKFQNRLTGTIVLVALGVIILPGLLDGQKKHYQDEFAAIPLVPKPGDRDEPDMLPAATQALPAQPPEGAAEEVRAGDAAAPSLDPSRLAANNNIEIDPVPVEKPKPVEKPKPVEKPQPKPTRDKAEEQLAAASETPPPAKQDAAPTGKAYVVQLGALKNADKVNEVVGKLRSAGYRVYTSPSTPVQGKITRILVGPEASKDKLKGSLGELKQISGLSGVVMNYSAN
- the folC gene encoding bifunctional tetrahydrofolate synthase/dihydrofolate synthase, with protein sequence MENKSIPQATSPLAAWLSYLENLHSKTIDMGLERVSQVAARLGVLKPAPFVFTVAGTNGKGTTCRTLESVLMAAGYKVGVYSSPHLVRYTERVRVQNSELPESAHTASFAEIEAARGDISLTYFEYGTLSALWLFKQAQLDVVILEVGLGGRLDATNMVDADVAVVTSIALDHIDWLGPDRESIGREKAGIFRANKPAVVGEPDMPHTIADVAQEKGALLLRRGVDWQYEVQDNGWRFSDAQGMLDNLPLPQVPQPNAATALAALRASGLAVSDQAIRDGIQNALLPGRFQIVSESPRLILDVAHNPHAAAYLAGRLKSLPKTGRVLAVIGMLHDKDIGGTLACMESVVDSWYCAPLEGPRGATAEQLMEHLGKGAIYSSVAQAWHAAMADAKPEDTVLVCGSFHTVAHVMEVMDAGRTGGE